One genomic segment of Scophthalmus maximus strain ysfricsl-2021 chromosome 3, ASM2237912v1, whole genome shotgun sequence includes these proteins:
- the kcna10a gene encoding potassium voltage-gated channel subfamily A member 10, whose translation MEVALVDFESLDELDGSLEDEVDTYPDETTALTVDLPPELHSPSSNYLLRAPQLPSTPSHHSTVPSCLWESTSSSPIPQTLVVPQSPTMPSPSRQGRSSCASMISNWKLLLSSEGTKESETIFSRLAKECCEDLFVDKHGLDYGDQKVIINIAGLRFETQLKTLDQFPETLLGDPLKRMEYFDPMRNEYFFDRNRPSFDGILYYYQSGGKIRRPANVPIDVFADEILFYELGSEALEQFREDEGFIKDVDIPLPTNDMYRQFWLLFEYPESSNAARGVALVSVFVIVISIIIFCIETLPEFRDDYDPVAPTVLQPFNQSGGDVAPPAAKPTTFADPFFIIETACIAWFFFELCVRFLVCPSKKEFFRNLMNIIDIISIIPYFVTVITELVTTPEESSGQNMSLAILRIIRLVRVFRIFKLSRHSKGLQILGQTLKASMRELGLLIFFLFIGVILFSSAIYFAEVDEPNTQFVSIPDGFWWAVVTMTTVGYGDMCPITIGGKMVGTLCAIAGVLTIALPVPVIVSNFNYFYHRETEAEEKLPLTDAVEQAMKTETGTKQGSTTSLNLANGIWQKDKGKY comes from the coding sequence AGGTGGCCCTGGTAGACTTTGAGAGTCTGGATGAACTTGACGGCAGCCTTGAGGATGAGGTGGACACCTATCCAGATGAGACCACAGCTCTCACGGTGGACCTGCCGCCAGAGCTCCACAGCCCAAGCAGCAACTACCTTCTGCGAGCCCCTCAACTTCCCTCTACGCCCTCCCACCACAGTACCGTGCCCTCTTGCCTTTGGGAATCCACCTCATCTTCACCCATTCCACAGACACTGGTGGTACCCCAGTCCCCAACAATGCCTTCTCCAAGCAGGCAGGGGCGCAGTAGCTGCGCCAGTATGATCTCCAACTGGAAACTGCTGCTAAGCAGTGAGGGCACAAAGGAGAGTGAGACGATCTTCAGTCGGCTTGCTAAGGAGTGCTGCGAAGATCTGTTTGTAGATAAACACGGGCTCGATTATGGAGATCAGAAAGTCATCATCAACATTGCTGGCCTTCGTTTTGAGACACAACTGAAAACATTGGACCAGTTTCCAGAGACGCTGCTAGGAGACCCTTTAAAGAGGATGGAGTACTTTGATCCAATGAGGAACGAATATTTCTTTGATCGGAACAGGCCCAGTTTTGACGGGATCTTGTATTACTACCAGTCAGGGGGAAAGATCAGACGACCAGCAAACGTTCCCATTGATGTGTTTGCAGATGAAATTTTGTTCTATGAGCTTGGAAGTGAGGCCTTGGAGCAGTTCAGAGAAGATGAAGGATTTATAAAGGATGTTGACATACCTCTACCCACTAATGATATGTACAGGCAATTCTGGCTGCTGTTTGAGTACCCAGAGAGCTCCAACGCAGCCCGGGGCGTAGCActggtgtctgtttttgttattgtcataTCCATCATTATTTTCTGCATCGAAACTCTCCCGGAATTCAGAGATGACTATGACCCAGTGGCTCCCACAGTTCTACAACCTTTCAACCAATCCGGAGGTGATGTGGCTCCACCTGCTGCAAAGCCCACAACTTTTGCTGATCCTTTCTTCATCATTGAGACTGCCTGCATTGCTTGGTTCTTCTTTGAGCTGTGCGTGCGATTTTTGGTCTGTCCCAGCAAAAAGGAATTTTTCCGCAACCTCATGAACATTATTGACATTATATCCATAATCCCCTATTTTGTTACTGTGATTACAGAATTGGTCACAACGCCAGAAGAGAGCTCGGGACAGAACATGTCTTTGGCCATTCTTCGCATCATCCGCCTCGTCAGGGTGTTTCGTATCTTCAAACTCTCACGTCACTCCAAGGGCCTGCAGATCTTGGGACAGACTCTGAAAGCCAGTATGCGTGAGCTTGGCTtgctcatcttcttcctcttcattggAGTCATTCTTTTCTCTAGTGCTATCTACTTTGCTGAGGTAGACGAGCCTAACACACAGTTTGTCAGCATACCTGATGGTTTCTGGTGGGCTGTGGTTACCATGACCACTGTGGGCTACGGGGACATGTGTCCCATTACCATAGGGGGTAAGATGGTGGGCACCCTGTGCGCCATTGCAGGTGTGCTGACCATTGCCCTGCCTGTTCCTGTTATTGTTTCGAACTTCAACTACTTctaccacagagagacagaagcagaggaaAAGTTGCCGTTGACAGATGCCGTTGAGCAAGCCATGAAGACTGAAACAGGTACAAAACAGGGCAGCACCACCTCACTCAATTTAGCCAATGGCATCTGGCAGAAGGACAAAGGGAAATATTAA